The region GACAATCTGAGCGTAAACAACCATACTTTTTAATTGTTCAAAAGAAACATTCATAGATAGAAGCCATATAGATGCAGATAACGAACACCCATTGTATCAAAAAACTGAACAGTGTAGTCAGTTTACTCTGCATTGTCAGGCTTTGTGTTGAGGTATAGACTGTTTCCATTCGCTGTTATCAAGTAACGGCACTTGTTTTAATTACACAACTATCTAGTAACTAGATTCAAGCTCGCTTAAAGTCAAAGGAATTATCATGATTAAGAATATTTTAGTGGTATTAACATCACATGCAGATTTGGGTAATACAGGCAAAAAAACGGGTTTTTGGGTTGAAGAACTAGCCGCACCTTATTATGTATTCCTTGATGCAGGCATGAAGGTTACGCTTGCTTCTCCTGCTGGTGGTCAGCCACCAATTGATCCTGCAAGTGCCGATGAAAGCATGCAAACAGATGCTACGCGTCGTTTTGATGCGGATAAAGTTGCACAGCAAGCGCTTGCTACAACGGTTAAACTTGTTGACGTAAAAGAGCAAGACTTTGATGCGGTATTTTACCCAGGCGGTCACGGTCCACTTTGGGATTTAACGAATAATGAAACATCAATTGATTTAATTTCTGCGTTCCTTACTAATAACAAACCTGTATCAGCGGTTTGTCATGCAACAGCGGCACTACTAAACGTGAAGACCGCTGAAGGTGAGTATGTAATTAAGGGTAAAGCTGTAACAGGATTTTCAAATACCGAAGAAGATGCGGTACAATTAACTGATATCGTACCGTTTTTATTAGAAGATGAGCTTGTAAAACGTGGCGGTGACTATCAGAAAGTTGCTGATTGGACACCGTTTGCAGTACAAGATGGTTTAATCATCACAGGTCAAAATCCAGCGTCTTCAGCTTTAGTGGCTGAAAAACTAATCGCACACGCTTAATATTAGGAAATAAATATGTTGAATTTCACGTTTCAAAACCCAACTCGGATCCACTTCGGTGATGATCAGATTAAAGCGATAAGCAAAGAAATTCCATTAGATGCTAAAGTACTAGTGACTTATGGTGGTGGCTCGATTAAATCAAACGGCGTTTATGATCAGGTAGTGGCGGCATTATCTGAGCATAATTGGGTTGAATTTTCAGGTATCGAACCTAACCCAACATATGACCAACTAATTAAAGCTGTCGATGTTATTAATGAGCATAATGTAGATTACATTCTTGCTGTCGGTGGTGGTTCTGTTGTTGATGGTAGCAAGTTTATTGCTGCAGCGGCTGTATTTGAAGGTGATGATGCTTGGGATATCCTGAGTAAACACGCGCCGATTACTAAAGCATTGCCGTTGGGTGCTGTTTTAACCTTGCCTGCAACTGGCTCTGAGTCAAATGGCGGCGCTGTTATTACGCGTGATGGCAGTAAGTTGTCATTTGGTAGTCCACTAGTGCGTCCTAGTTTTGCGATCCTTGACCCTGCTGTTAGCTTGAGTTTATCTGATCGTCAAATCAGTAACGGTGTTGTTGATGCGTTTGTTCATACAATGGAACAATACATGACTTATAGCATTAACGCTAAAGTACAAGACCGTTTTTCTGAAGGTCTATTATTGACGCTTATTGAAGAAGGACCAAAAGCATTAAAGCCGGAAACTAAAGATGATCTAGAAATCCGCGGTAACATTATGTGGTCTGCAACAATGGCGCTAAATGGTCTTATCGGTGCAGGTGTACCACATGATTGGGCTACGCACATGATTGGTCACGAACTGACTGCTGCACATGGTGTTGATCACGCGCGTAGTTTATCTATTGTGTTACCTGCAGTAATGAAAGTAATGCGCGAAGACAAACGCAGTAAATTACTGCAATATGCAGAGCGTGTTTGGAACATTGCAGTTACTGATGAAGATCAAAAAATCGATCTAGCGATAGCTAAAACAGAAGCATTCTTTAAAGCAATGCAAGTTCCTACAACGCTTACTGATGCGGGTATTACATCTGCAGATATTGACAATTTAATGGCTAAGTTAGAGAAGCACGGCATGGTATCACTGGGTGAACGTAAAAATATCACCTTGGAAGTAAGCCGTCAGATTTTAGAGACTGCACTGTAAATACTGAGTGTAACGACTTTATTTAAAGCGATAACTAGCAGTAAATAGCAGGTTGACAGTAAAGGCTGGAATGATTATTCATTTCAGCTTTTTTTTTTATTATAAAATGATTATTAGTTAAATATTAACTCTTGCTTAACACTTTTTTAATTCAAAGATGTTATAACTTAATGATATTGTAATTATTAAATATCTATCGTGTTGTTATCTATGCTTAAGGAAGAGTCATGGCTGATTTAGAATTGATGTTGGGTGTAATCATGTTGTCTGGTTTTTTATTTGCTGCGATCGCTAGGTTCAATCTACATCGCTATTTACAGCAAAAAAAGGTGTCTACGAATATTGATAAACAGCTGTACTTGGAAACATTAAAGTGCAGCTCTCCAGAAACGATCTTAGATGATGGACTTCATCAATTAGTCAAATATTTTATTGCGGGCATGATTATTTTTGCAGTTGGTAGTGCTACATTAGTTGATAACGGCGCTTTAAAAGATTTGGTATCTTTATTTTTTGATTAGAACAACGCATTAGTGAATTAAGCGTTAACGCTCGTAACCTGAATCACTTGGTATTTGCTCTGATGCTTGTTGCGGATCTTCATTTTTTTTGTGTAGTTCGGCAATAAGTTCGAGATCTAACTTTGCAAAGAATATATCTTCTTCGGCTTGACCTTTACGACGTACGGTTTCGTTAAATACAGACATGGCATTCACCTCTAATAACCTGCTATTAATAATTTTAGTTTATTTTAAGCAGAAGTGTTATTAGAGGGGAATTATTGAGGTCATTACTATTAAGATCATCATTTTAAAGGTAATAATTATTAAGCTGTTATGTCGTGGTCGATTGTACTTCTTTTAGTGTTACTAGGACATTTGATAAAGAACTGGTTACCGTATGACCTAATGTTAATATTTCTGCACTTGGTTGGACTAAATCAGGTATTTGAAATGTTTGCATATTGGCACTGACAGCTGCAAGCACACCGTTATTGGAATCCTCAAAAGCTAAGCAATACTCAGGTTCAATATTTAAACGGTCAGCGGCAAGTAAGTAAATTTCAGGATCTGGTTTACCATTTTTCACTTCACATCCGGTAGTCAGGTTATCAAAGAAGTGATCGAGACCTGCAAATTTCAACTTTATTTTAGCCACATCATTCTGTGTTGACGTTGCTACAGCCGTAGGTATGTTGTTATCTTTTAGCCAGGTTAATAGTTCAACAACCCCCTCTTTTATCGGAATAGCCTGATGCTTAACCACTGCGTTGTAGCGGACTTTCCATGCATCATGAAGAGTAGGGTAGTCAAGGTCGCTGCCGTAACCCGCGCGAAGCACTTTCTCGATACCTTGGGCATTACGGCCGATAATATCTAAGTAAACATCTTCTAAAAAAGGAATTGATAATGAGGCACATGCTTCTTCGAATACACCTTTGCATACACGTTCAGTGTCGAGAAGTAGTCCATCCATATCAAAAATAGCTGCTTGATAATTCACTTATTGTTTACCTTCTATCCGCTTTAACTTATCTAATCGGTGAGTATAACAAATCCCATCGGTATATTTAATTTAAGATCTACTTTGATTTTCAGCGCCAAAAATAAAAGGCTAGGGATTCAATCCTAGCCTTTTAAATTATGACGTTATTACTATTTACGTTTACTTAACCTAAGCGGTAAAGTTCACGTTTAAACTAAGCATACATAGGTACCAGTACCATAGTGCCTGCGATAACGGTTATCAAGCCAGCGAGAACGGGTACTGACGTACGTTTAACTACTTCGAATGGACTGATTTTGGCCATACCACTGGTAGCAACAATAACGCCAGCAACTGGTGATATTGTACGGCCAAGGTTCGATGCTTGTAACATTGGGATGATCAAGAATGCAGGATTTAGACCCATTTTACCTGCAAGGGCAGGGGCTAATTCAACAAATGCGTAAAATGGTGCATTACCTGAACCGGTCGCAATGGCTGCCGCAACCGTTAGAGCGGTCAACATGAGCATTAATGCAAAACCACCTGCACCTGCTGCTTCAGCAAGACCGATTAAATTATCAATGGCGCCAAGAGACATTAGACCTTGCGCAAATACTCCCGCTGCAACTAACAGCATCACGACGCCTTTAAATGCATCGCCCATACCTTCGTAGCATGATTCTAAATCTTCTAATGTAGCTCTGCCGTTTAAGCGTTTAGTTATAAAATCGACGATCGCACTAATAAAGATAGAGAACACCACAATGGTATAAATATCGAGCGTTAGTCCTTCAATGGTTGAGCCATTAAATATAAATACACCGAAAATAGGTAAAAATGGCAGGAATGCGTAATAATTTGGTGCTGTTACTACAATTTCTGATATATCCGTTTTTTCCATTGGCGTATTTTCTTTCTTATCTAAATAACGATTCCAGAAAAATGCAGCGGCAGCCATTACAATAATGGCGCAGATTGATACAGGTAGTACTGTCTGAACAGCAAATACATCTAGCGATAACCCTGATTTTTCGGCTGCGATAACAACATCACCAGATGTTGGAGATAGAATGATAGCAGCAGGTGACGCACAAACTGCCACAGCAGCAGGTCGAGAGATGCCCATCGCAGTCATCATCGGGAATAAAGTCGCCATCAGCAATACGCCTAGTCCAGTCGCAGAGCTTACCGCTAGTGACATTAAACAAGCGACGATATAGGCTGCAACGAGTAGGATGTAAGGAGATTTTATAAATGAGAGTGGTTTAGAAAATTGTTTAACAACGACATTATTAGCATCAATTTTTGTCATATAAGCAGCAAAACCACATAACAACATAATTTGCATGCCTAAACCGCCGCCACGATATTTCAGCATATATTTAACAAATTCTAAGGAATCTGTCAGGATATTCCCTGTACTTGCGACACTTGATGGAAGAATTTGCTTACCAAGTAATCCAGTGATAATTAGCAGTGTAATACCGGCGGTGAGCAATACACCTGCGGCTTTATATTCCTTGACGATGAAGTAACCAACAGCAACCGTGACGATTAAACCAATGAATAACTCTAACATTGAGACCTCTATATTGTATTAAATGCATTTAACATTATTTTAACGTTTAAAGTAATGTTTTATTACAGAGGAATGTACCCATAAAGAGATGTTTATGCGATAGCTAACCCCACTAATGATGATCTAAATCAGGATTTAATAAACTCTCCCCTGATAGTTTGAGGCAGATCAACTCGTTAGTTTTACACATCACAACAGTTCGGTTAAAATTGCTGCATTAATCAAATAAGCTATATGGAACAAACATGACTAAAGCTAAAATCGGTATTGTGACAGTAAGTGATAGAGCCAGTGCTGGCATTTATGAAGATCTTTCTGGTAAAGCCATTATCGATGTATTAAACGAGTACCTGACTTCTGAGTGGGAACCTGTTTATGAAGTTATTCCAGACGAGCAAGATGTGATTGAAGCAACTTTGATCAAAATGGCAGATGAACAAAATTGTAGTTTGATCGTAACAACTGGTGGGACTGGTCCTGCTAAGCGTGACGTAACACCAGAAGCAACAGAAGCTGTGTGTGATCGTATGATGCCTGGTTTTGGTGAGTTAATGCGTACAGAGTCATTAAAATTTGTACCAACGGCTATTCTATCTCGCCAAACTGCGGGTTTACGTGCGGATTCATTAATTGTGAATTTACCGGGTAAACCTAAATCTATCCGTGAATGTTTAGATGCGGTATTCCCTGCTATTCCTTACTGCATTGATTTAATGGATGGTCCTTTCCTTGAATGCGATGAGTCGGTGATTAAACCGTTCAGACCAAAAGCGAAGTAATTGAGCATATATTTAATATAATGTGCATAAATTAGAAAGCCATGTATTTTCATTGTTTAGGATGAAAATACATGGCTTATGATTAGTCGCTCATATACGCCAGTTAACATTGGTTCGCTCCCAAATCCTTGGGGCGCCCATATTTCTACCTCGAATGTCTCCATGTGACATGTCCTTAACTAAGACCTTGTATTCATTATTACTGAGCTTGATAAAATTTCGATGATCTCCAGACTCTATATAAACTGAATTTTCAGTGAGTAAACTGTCATCAACAATCATACTCATGTTATATGCTGCCCCCATTGCAGGAACTGCGCCTTTAGCACAGTCCGGAAATAATTCCTGTAATTTCTGTTCGTTAGCTAAGTAATAATACTTACCCATAATATCATTCACGTCAGTCAACGAGACTCGGCTATTCGCGGGTAATGATGCCATAAGGTAATCACCCGTTACACTTTCAAGAACAACTGCTTTAGCGACATTTCCTGCCGGTAGGTGAGCGGTTCGAGACGAATCTAGTGATGTGAATGCTCGGCGATGTTTAATCGTGTCATAGTGAATATTTTCGTGTTCGAAATATTCTTTTAGTGTGATTGCAATAGCCATAATGTGACTCCTAAATGTAACCTATAGATTGCGCATTACTTTATGAATAACATTCTCTACATCAACTTCAATATATTGTGCTGCGTCTTGAGCATAGACTTCAATATTTTTGTATAGTTCGCCAATCATGGTGATACCGCTGCATTGAATTGTAAGGACTATATTTGCGGTGATGATGTCTATCACAGCTTGCTCATCAGAGTTTGAATCAAGTGAATCTATCTCTTGTCGCCATTCTGATTTACCTTTTATTTTTGCTAATGTACTTTCTGAACTTGTTAGTAACGCGCTGCTAATCCTCATGATTTAAAGCTCCTTTGGCTGTGAATAGGGGGACTTAACATGTCTTAATGCCTCAATTTACCTTGTCTTGGGTGTTCATGGTGATAGCCGCTACCAGCTTTGTTGAAGCCACAGCTGATGATTGTTGGTTGAATTAGGTCAACTAAATCTGCGCTTTTCATTCTAATGGTTTCGCTGTGGTCTCCGGCATTAAAACTCACTTCTTCTTGTTCTAATAATGCATCAGACATAAAAACGGGCATGTTAAATAGATGACCAAACGGCGGCATTGCACCAGTTTCACAATCAGGGAAGATATTTCGGAACTGATGTTCATAGGCTAAATTGACATGACGAGCGCCAATTGAAAACGCGATATTATCAAAATCAATGGTATAGGGTGCAGGCATCACCACCATTACAAGCCGAGTGTCTGCAGTGATAATGACGGTTTTTGCAAAACACATGCCACTGGTTTTACTTAATTCAGCAATGTGTTGCGCAGTATAACCGGGTGGGTGATGGTCACTTTGGTAGTTTATATAAGCCTGATCTAAATAGTGGGTGATTTTTCGCATGAGCATAATCCATCTCCCGTATTGATTACAGTAACCCATTTATTCAATAGGGGTACCTAGGAGCTTTAATTATAGTTGCTAATGACTATATTGATGCATTAAACCAAAGGTTCATAGAAAGAAAAATAGAACGACTTTTTTGAATAAAAAAAAGGGTAAAATGCATACACATTTTACCCTTTAACCGTTTCATACTTCGGTGTTACATTAATTTCTTAATGCTTAGCGTTTGTTACTGCGCTTAGCCTGTTGGCCTTGACCGCTATTATTTGCAGACTTGTTCGCACCGCCTGGACTACTTGCTGATGGTTTTTTAAAACCACCACCTTTAGTACTACCATTGGCATTTTTATTCGCACCCGTGTTGTTAGTAGAACTTCCACCTACAGTAGGTTTCTTACGGTTTGGTTTATTACCCGCTTTATTACCGTTTTCGTTAATACCGACACCTTCTTGTGGTGCAAGACCGGTATGTTTTGTTAACGCTTTAGTAAATTGCTTAGTGCCTGGTTCTGCACGTTGTAGCTTAACCCCTTTATTACTGGTGTTTGGCTTATTCTTACTATTAGCACCACCTTTACCAAGATGCGGTTTCGCATTACTTAGTTGTGCTTGTTTTTCTGCCAAGCTTTCTGGCGGCACAAGGTGACGTGGACTACGCCCAATCAAATTACGATTACCCGTTTTAAGCAGGTATTCGCGAATGATTGGCCAGTTAGCTGGATCATGATAGCGTAATAGTGCTTTATGCAGGCGACGTTGACGCGCACCTTTTGGTACGACTACTTTTTCATCTGTCTCACGTACTTTATGCAATGAGTTTAGCTCTGTATGATACACGGCTGTTGCATTAGCAAGTGGTGATGGATAAAAATTCTGTACTTGGTCAAGCTTAAATTTATTTTGTTTTAGCCACAATGCTAACGTCAACATGTCTGCATCATTGGTACCCGGATGCGCAGAGATAAAGTAAGGGATAAGATATTGTTTCTTGCCTGCTTCAGCAGAGAAACGATCAAACATCTCTTTAAACTTATCGTAGGTGCTCATGCCTGGCTTCATCATGATATCTAGTGGCGATTTTTCAGTATGCTCTGGCGCAATCTTCAAATAACCACCGACGTGATGTTCTACTAGCTCTTTCACATAACGCGGATCTTCAATCGCTAAATCATAACGTACGCCTGATGCAATTAAGATCTTCTTAATGCCTGGTACTTTACGTGCACGGCGATATAGGTCAATTGTTGGCGTATGGTCGGTATCCATGTGTGCACAAATTGACGGGAAAATACAAGACAGGCGGCGACAAGTCGCTTCTGCTTTAGCACTCATACAGCCTAATTTGTACATGTTAGCCGTAGGGCCACCAAGATCGGAAATGACACCGGTAAATCCAGGTACTTTATCGCGAATCGCTTCCATTTCTTTAACGATAGAATCTTGAGAGCGGCTTTGAATAACGCGACCTTCATGTTCGGTAATTGAGCAGAAAGAACAACCACCAAAACAACCACGCATAATGTTAATCGATGTTTTGATCATGTCATAAGCTGGGATTTTTTGGTCGCCATAACTTGGGTGTGGAACACGTGCATATTCTAAATCGAATACGCCATCCATTTCACCTTCAGCAAGTGGTGTTGCTGGTGGGTTTAACCATACTTCCCGTGCGCCGTGTTTTTGAATCAGTGCACGTGATGAAATAGGGTTGGTTTCTTGATGAAATACACGTGAAGTATGCGCGTATAACATTTTATCTTTCTTCACCGTTTCCATGTCTGGTAGGCGAATATAAGTTTCATGCCATGGCATTTGCTTAGGCGCTTGCATCACGATTGGTTTTGCTACATCAGCATCCGAGTTATCGATGACGTCGTCATTATCTTGTTTTGCACAAGTTTCGTCAATTTCAGTATATGGACTGATAATTGGTTCAATTTTGCCCGGAGTGTCTAATGTACGTGAATCAATACCTTTCCAAGTCGGCAGTGGTTCTTTTAGCATCACGCCTGTACCACGTACATCTTGAATATCTTTAATTGATTCGCCGTTAGCAAGACGGTGTGCAACTTGGATTAACGGACGTTCGGCATTACCATAAATAAGCATGTCAGCTTTTGAATCGGGTAGTACTGAGCCACGTACTTTGTCTGACCAGTAATCATAATGAGCAATACGACGTAGACTGGCTTCAATACCACCAATTACAACAGGTACTTCTTTAAATGCTTGCTTGCAACGTTGGGTATACACTAACACGGCGCGATCAGGACGTTTACCGCCAATATCACCCGGTGTATAAGCATCATCGTGACGTAATTTAAGGTCTGATGTATAACGGTTGATCATCGAGTCCATGTTACCTGACGTAACACCAAAAAATAGGTTTGGACGACCCAACTCTTTAAACGGTTCTACACTTTCCCAATCTGGTTGAGAAATGATACCAACGCGGAAACCTTGTGCTTCTAAGGTTCTGCCAATAATAGCCATACCAAAACTTGGATGATCGACATACGCGTCACCTGTAACAACAATAACGTCGCAGCTATCCCAACCGAGTTTGTCCATCTCTGCGCGTGTCATTGGCAAAAATGGTGCGGGTTCTGTCACCCGATTCTGAAATTTTGGATATGAAAAAAGATCTTTGGCAGTTTGCATAAAGTACTCTTGGGTATTAATTTTAGTGCGCAAAGTTAATTGCGAAGGCTATTTTCACGACTGGGATAAATACAAAAATGAGAACGCCAGTCGTTACTGAGGGCGGATTATAGCCACTTACAAGCTGTTTTGCGATTAAAAGTGGCAATAAATATTTAGCTTGTTTGTAACAAGTTGAAAAATTGGTCTAAATTATTCGCTTCGTAATCTGCTTTATAGTCCAGGTTCGTCACCACTTGTTCTGAACCAGATAGCCAGACCGTAGTCATACCAAGGGCTTTAGCTGGTTTTAGATTACGCAATTGATCATCAAAGAAGACTGTTTTATGGCTATTAATCGCGTGAGTATCACAAAGTTGTTGGTAGCTAGCGTTGTGTGGTTTTAACTCATAATTCGCATCTTCTAATGAAAAAATAGCATCAAAACTATCTATTAAAGCTAATTTAGTCAAAATCTTTGTGGCGTAATGTTTTGGTGAATTGGTATAAATTATTTTACGACCGGATAATTGGTCTATCTGACTGATTATATTTGGCTGTATTTTTAATGCCGCCATATCAACATCGTGACAATAATGAATAAAATCATCGCGGCTAATATCGTGGTGCTTCACTAAGCCTTTAACTGTGCCGCCATATTGCTTGTAATATTGGTTAGATAATAACGTTGCTTCTGGTAATGGGAGAGAAAGGGCGTTAGCAATAAAATGGTGCATCCGCGATTCAACTTGCTTTAGTATGCCTAACGAAGGATTGTAAAGGGTATCATCTAAATCGAATAGGTAGGTTTCAGCTTGATTAATTTTTTGCATAGGACTCTTCTCTATTTATCATGCTGCATAGTAGTGTAAAAGCACAATCATGCATAGTCCTCTTAGTTAGTAGATATTGCACCTTGTTTTTTTGTTCAAATACCAGCTAGTTTTTGTGGTTAGAACTCCAACCAGATGAAAAATGGCAAAAAATAGGTGCTTAATTTTCCAGAAACTTTTATCCTGTCTACTGTGTCTCAACATTGTGAAGATAATATGATTATTAAACCAAAAACTCGTGGTTTCATCTGTACCACTACTCATCCTACTGGTTGTGATTTTAATGTTAAAGAACAGATACAGTATAATAAAGAACAAGGCGCAATTGAAAATGCACCGAAACGTGTTCTTGTAGTTGGCTCATCAAGTGGTTACGGACTTTCGTCGCGTATTACTGCTGCATTCGGTGGTGGCGCTTCAACGATTGGTGTATTTTTCGAAAAGCCGGCAACAGAAAGAAAGCCGGGTACAGCTGGTTGGTATAACAGTGCTGCATTTGAAAAATATGCTGCAGAAGAAGGTCTATATGCAAAGAGCATTAATGGCGATGCTTTTTCTGATCAAGCAAAGCAAACTGCAATCAACCTAATTAAAGAAGATTTAGGTCAAATTGATCTAGTTGTTTACTCGTTGGCATCGCCAGTACGTAAATTACCAAGCACAGGTGAAGTTGTTCGTTCTTGCTTAAAACCAATTGGTGAAACATATACGGCTAAAGCTGTTGATACCAATAAAAACACTTTATTTGAAGCAAGTGTTGAAGCGGCTACAGAGCAAGAGACTCAAGATACTATCACTGTTATGGGTGGTGAAGACTGGGAATTATGGATGTCTGCACTAGCTGATGCTGGTGTATTAGCGGACGGTTGTAAAACAGTTGCCTATAGTTATATCGGTACTGAAATTACATGGCCTATCTATTGGGATGGTTCATTAGGTAAAGCGAAGCAAGATCTTGATCGTGCTGCTCACGCTATTGATGCAGATCTTAAAGCGACAGGCGGCAGCGCTAACGTTGCTGTACTTAAAAGTGTTGTAACACAAGCAAGTGCTGCAATTCCAGTGATGCCACTATATATCGCCATTGCATTCCGCGTGATGAAAGAACATGGTTTACATGAGGGTTGCTTAGAGCAAATTTCACGTTTATTCCGTGGTTCACTTTATCCGCAAGGTGTAAGCAGCGCTATCGTTGACGAAAAAAATCGTCTACGCTTAGATGACTGGGAACTGCGTGATGACATTCAAGCTACATGCGTGAAGTTATGGAAAGAAGTGACTGATGATAACCTGTTTGAAACAACAGATTATCAGTACTACAAAGATGAGTTCTTAGCTTTATTCGGCTTTGGTATTGAAGGCGTTGATTATGATGCTGATGTTAATCCAATTGTTGATTTTGAGCCAATTACGCTAGTTTAACTTAGCGATTAATTGTCGTTATAGATTGTAGCGATTAATTGAACTTTACTTGTATAAACCGTGCCTGTTATTAGATTTTTGATCTAATTCAATAGGTGCGGTTTTTTTATATTTGCTTCATTGTTTAACTTCCCGTATATCTATAGCCTTATCTTCTGCATTCAACCAATATGAGGAGTGGGCATGGCCTCTCTTAACAATAAAAAACTAGAAAACATCTTAACTGAGTTTATGCAACCCCATCGCGTACGTGACTTCACTGTTAACGGTATGCAAGTTCAGGGTAAAGACACTGTGACAAAAGTGATCACGGGTGTCACAGCTTCTCAAGCATTAATCGATGCTGCTGTAGCACAACAAGCCGATGCAATTTTAGTCCATCATGGTTATTTCTGGAAAAATGAATCACCAGCAATTACCGGTATTAAATACAATCGCATTAAGACCTTGATTAAAAATGATATCAACTTATATGCTTACCATTTGCCGTTAGACATTCATCCGGAATTAGGTAATAACGTCGAGTTAGCTAAATTACTGGGCATTACCGTACGCCGCGGTCTAGAACCATGGGATAAAGCCAGTGTTGCTTTGGTGGGCAAGTTTGAAGACGAGATCTCAACTGCAGAACTTACGCAACGTATTGAAACTCAACTCAAGCGTGCGCCTCTCGTCGTTGATGCTGGTAAGCCGATTAAATCTGTAGCTTGGTGTACTGGTGGCGGTCAAAGCTATATAGAACTAGCGATAGAGCAGGGTATTGATGCTTTTATTAGTGGCGAAGCGTCTGAACAAACAATCCATTTAGCTCGTGAGGCCGGTATGAGTTTTTTTGCTGCTGGTCATCATGCAACAGAGCGCTATGGTGTTAAAGCATTAGGAGAATGGTTAGCACAAGAGAAGGGCCTAGACGTTACCTTTATTGATATTGATAATCCAGTTTAACAACACTCAACATTAGTTTGATGATGCTCAGCAGTAGTTTGATGACAGTTTGAAATGAATGCTTACTTATAAAGTCATTACTGATTATTTCTATTAATAGTGATGGCAATGGGATAGAGCTTTATGAGTAAGCCAGTGTTGTCATTATTAAACTAGCTATTCATGGTGTTATCGTCTTTAGTCATGTGAATACTGAGTTTCAAGTCGGTTAATATATTGCAAAAATGACGTTGTGTAGGTTGTTCGCACAATGCTCTGAAGTCACAAGCTAACGCTTGGGCGGGACATAGTTTCTGGCGATAATATTTGGCATATGACGCCGATAAGTGTGCATGAGCTGAATGCACAGCGTAAGGATCAATTGTTTTTATCTTGTTCTCATAGCGTTTGATTATTTGTTCCATGGCTTTTAATTGCTTTATTTGATTACTCATCAGCATCTTTTTGCATACGCTAGCGGTTAATGGTTTTTTAATACAGCCAATACCAGTGTGTAATGCAAATTTTAGCCACAGATCCCAATCTGATACTAATTTTATATTATGATCAAAGCCATCGAGTGCCAAATATAAATCTCGTCTCACAAGCACGGTAGATGTACCAATTACATTCTCCGAGAAAATAGCGGCAGCACCTTTAGGGATAACAAATGCATCTTGGTTATGCTGAAGTGTCTGTTG is a window of Moritella sp. Urea-trap-13 DNA encoding:
- a CDS encoding type 1 glutamine amidotransferase domain-containing protein: MIKNILVVLTSHADLGNTGKKTGFWVEELAAPYYVFLDAGMKVTLASPAGGQPPIDPASADESMQTDATRRFDADKVAQQALATTVKLVDVKEQDFDAVFYPGGHGPLWDLTNNETSIDLISAFLTNNKPVSAVCHATAALLNVKTAEGEYVIKGKAVTGFSNTEEDAVQLTDIVPFLLEDELVKRGGDYQKVADWTPFAVQDGLIITGQNPASSALVAEKLIAHA
- a CDS encoding iron-containing alcohol dehydrogenase; protein product: MLNFTFQNPTRIHFGDDQIKAISKEIPLDAKVLVTYGGGSIKSNGVYDQVVAALSEHNWVEFSGIEPNPTYDQLIKAVDVINEHNVDYILAVGGGSVVDGSKFIAAAAVFEGDDAWDILSKHAPITKALPLGAVLTLPATGSESNGGAVITRDGSKLSFGSPLVRPSFAILDPAVSLSLSDRQISNGVVDAFVHTMEQYMTYSINAKVQDRFSEGLLLTLIEEGPKALKPETKDDLEIRGNIMWSATMALNGLIGAGVPHDWATHMIGHELTAAHGVDHARSLSIVLPAVMKVMREDKRSKLLQYAERVWNIAVTDEDQKIDLAIAKTEAFFKAMQVPTTLTDAGITSADIDNLMAKLEKHGMVSLGERKNITLEVSRQILETAL
- a CDS encoding HAD family phosphatase, with the translated sequence MNYQAAIFDMDGLLLDTERVCKGVFEEACASLSIPFLEDVYLDIIGRNAQGIEKVLRAGYGSDLDYPTLHDAWKVRYNAVVKHQAIPIKEGVVELLTWLKDNNIPTAVATSTQNDVAKIKLKFAGLDHFFDNLTTGCEVKNGKPDPEIYLLAADRLNIEPEYCLAFEDSNNGVLAAVSANMQTFQIPDLVQPSAEILTLGHTVTSSLSNVLVTLKEVQSTTT
- the dcuC gene encoding anaerobic C4-dicarboxylate transporter DcuC; translated protein: MLELFIGLIVTVAVGYFIVKEYKAAGVLLTAGITLLIITGLLGKQILPSSVASTGNILTDSLEFVKYMLKYRGGGLGMQIMLLCGFAAYMTKIDANNVVVKQFSKPLSFIKSPYILLVAAYIVACLMSLAVSSATGLGVLLMATLFPMMTAMGISRPAAVAVCASPAAIILSPTSGDVVIAAEKSGLSLDVFAVQTVLPVSICAIIVMAAAAFFWNRYLDKKENTPMEKTDISEIVVTAPNYYAFLPFLPIFGVFIFNGSTIEGLTLDIYTIVVFSIFISAIVDFITKRLNGRATLEDLESCYEGMGDAFKGVVMLLVAAGVFAQGLMSLGAIDNLIGLAEAAGAGGFALMLMLTALTVAAAIATGSGNAPFYAFVELAPALAGKMGLNPAFLIIPMLQASNLGRTISPVAGVIVATSGMAKISPFEVVKRTSVPVLAGLITVIAGTMVLVPMYA
- the mog gene encoding molybdopterin adenylyltransferase translates to MTKAKIGIVTVSDRASAGIYEDLSGKAIIDVLNEYLTSEWEPVYEVIPDEQDVIEATLIKMADEQNCSLIVTTGGTGPAKRDVTPEATEAVCDRMMPGFGELMRTESLKFVPTAILSRQTAGLRADSLIVNLPGKPKSIRECLDAVFPAIPYCIDLMDGPFLECDESVIKPFRPKAK
- a CDS encoding YbaK/EbsC family protein, which produces MAIAITLKEYFEHENIHYDTIKHRRAFTSLDSSRTAHLPAGNVAKAVVLESVTGDYLMASLPANSRVSLTDVNDIMGKYYYLANEQKLQELFPDCAKGAVPAMGAAYNMSMIVDDSLLTENSVYIESGDHRNFIKLSNNEYKVLVKDMSHGDIRGRNMGAPRIWERTNVNWRI
- a CDS encoding aminoacyl-tRNA deacylase codes for the protein MRKITHYLDQAYINYQSDHHPPGYTAQHIAELSKTSGMCFAKTVIITADTRLVMVVMPAPYTIDFDNIAFSIGARHVNLAYEHQFRNIFPDCETGAMPPFGHLFNMPVFMSDALLEQEEVSFNAGDHSETIRMKSADLVDLIQPTIISCGFNKAGSGYHHEHPRQGKLRH